The Candidatus Denitrolinea symbiosum DNA window CGCAGGCCTTGACGCGCGACATCATCCGTCTCGGCAACGTGGACACGACGCGCGACTTCACCTACGTCAGCGACACGGTGGCGGGCTTCATGGCGGCCGCGTCCGCGCCGGGAGTCGAGGGAGGCGTCTTCAACCTGGGGACGGGAGTCGAAGTCCGCGTGGGAGAGGTGGCCGAAAAGGTCGCGGCGCGCCTCGGGAGGCCGATCCGCGTCGAGGTCGAACGGCAGCGGCTGCGTCCCGAAAAATCCGAGGTGCAGCGCCTCCTCTCAGACAATCGCCTGGCGCGCCAGAAGTTGAACTGGGCGCCGAAGGTCGGTTTCGACGACGGCCTCGAGCGGACGATCGCCTGGATCCGAGAGCGCTTGGATCTGTACCAGCCGGGAAAATATGAATTTTGAGCGCGGAGGCCGCGCCGGGTTCGTCATACCTGAAAGGACAAAGAGGAGACCATGAGGGCTGTTATTTTGGCGGGCGGAAAAGGAGCGCGGCTCGCGCCGTATACGACCATCCTTCCCAAACCGTTGATGCCCATCGGCGATATGCCGATTTTGGAGGTGTTGCTGCGCCAGATGAAACGCTCCGGGGTGAACCATGTGGTGTTGACGGTGGGGCATTTGGCAAGTTTGCTGCGGGCCTACTTCGGCAGCGGCGCGCAATGGGACCTGGACATCACCTACAGCAAGGAAGACGAACCGCTTGGCACGGCCGGTCCCATTGCGCTGGTGCCGGGCCTCGACAAGACTTTCCTGGTGACCAACGGCGACGTGTTGACCACCCTCAGTCTGAGAAAACTGGTCGCGTTCCATCGGCAGAAGGGCGGTATCGCCACGATCGCCGCGCACCGCCGCCGGGTCAAGATAGACCTGGGCGTGATCCAGTGGGGCGAGGACGACCGGGTCATGGGATATATCGAGAAGCCGACCACCGAATATACCGTCAGCATGGGGCTTTACGTCTTTGAGCCGCGCGTGATAGAGTACATCCCTCGCGGCGCGTACCTTGATTTCCCCGACCTGATCCTGAAATTGATTGACGCCGGCGAACGCGTAAACGGCTATAATTTCGACGGCTATTGGATGGACCTCGGCCGCCCGGACGATTACGCCCAGGCGAACGAGGATTTCGTAAAGATGAGGTCCCGATTCTTATCGGAGGAGGTCTAGATGGAATGGCGCGTTCCGCTGGCGGATATTGATTTTGGCCTCGAGGAAGAAGAAGCCGTTCAGAAGGTGATCCGTTCCCGCTGGTTGAGCATGGGCGAGGTCACCGCTGGGTTCGAGCAGGACTTTGCGGCCTTCATCGGCGCGAAGCACGCGCTGGCGGTCACCAACGCCACCGCGGCCCTGCATCTGGCCTGCCTCGCAGCCGGAGTGGGCGCGGGCGACGAGGTGATCGTCCCCTCGCTGACGTTCGTCGCCACCGCTAATGCAGTGCGCTACACGGGCGCGGCGCCGGTCTTCGCGGACGTGGAAAGCCTCGACTGGCTGACCATCTCGCCGGACTCCATCGAATCGCTCATCACCGAGCGGACGCGCGCCATCCTGATCATGCACTACGCCGGATACGCCTGCGACATGCCCGCCATCATGGAGATCGCCCGCCGGCACAACCTGACCGTTTTGGAGGACGCGGCCCATTCCATCGGCTCCACGCTGGAGGGACGCGCCCTCGGCGCCTGGGGCGCGGTGGGCTGCTTCAGTTTCTTCTCCAACAAGAACATGACCACCGGCGAGGGCGGGATGTTGACCACCAACGACGACGCGCTGGCGGAAAAACTCCGCATCCTGCGCTCGCACGGGATGACCTCGCTGAGCTGGGACCGTCACAAAGGCCACGCCTACACTTACGACGTGGTGGACCTCGGCTACAACTACCGCATTGACGAGATCCGCGCCGCGCTGGGACGCGCTCAACTGAAAAAATTGCCCGCCAACAACGCCCGCCGCAAAAAACTGACCGCGCTCTACCGCGAGCTGTTGAGCGAACTGGCCCCGGAAGTCCAGGTCCCGTTTGCGAAGGGACGCGGCGTCGGGTGCGACCACATCATGCCCGCGCTGCTTCCGCCCGGCGTCGACCGCATCCAGTTCATGGAAGGACTCAAGTCGCGCGGCATCCAGACCAGCATCCATTACCCTCCGGCGCACCGCTTCCAGGTCTACGAGGAGGAATGGATGAAGCGCGGCGCGGCGCTTCCCGTCACGGAAGAAGCGGCGGCGCGCGAAGTGACCCTGCCGCTGTATCCCGCCATGCGCGAGGAGCAGGTGGAATGGGTGGCGCAGGCCATCCGGGAAACGCTGCAGGAGAACGCCCGTCCTGGCGAATGACGCGAATGGTTTGAACGGAAATTTCAATAGTTCTCCTGGAAGAAGCCTGTTACAATCAGCAAATCACGAAAGTGCGTATTTGACGGTCTCTACCGCCAGATTTGCGCTAGAGAGCGCAAGTTACGCGTGGCTTTCGCGAAGTATTGACAATACGAAAAAGTTGATGTTTTGCATAAGTCTGCCGACGTTATGGAACGTCTTCTGCGCGGAGCGTGTTGCGCGCTTTCCCCTGGCGGCGCCCGCCGCGCGGTTACAGGCGGTCTATTCCTTCGGACGATGAAAACCCGCGCATACTGTTTCGGTAGCGCGAGATCTGCCGGGAGTATTTCATGGAATTAAAACGTTATTTTGCCTTGGCGCGCCGCTGGCTTTGGCTGGGCATCTTGGGACTGGCGCTGGGAGCGGCGGCCGGCTATTTTTTCAGCGCCAGCCAGACGCCGATCTATCAGGCCAGTACCCGCTTTGTGATCCTGCGCGCCGCGCAAGGCTCTACGGCTGATTACTATTCCTATCTGGACAGCCGGCAATTGGCGCAGACTTATATTCAACTGCTGACCACCGACAAGGTGCTGAGGGCGGCCTCCGAAGAATTGGGCTATGCCGTAAACGCAAAACAGGCCTCCGCGCAGCAGGTCGGCGACACCCAATTTGTCCAACTGACGGTGACCGACGCCGATCCGCAGCGGACGGTGGATATTGCCAATGTGCTGGTCTCGGTCCTCATTGCCCAAAACGAGGAACTTCAGTCGGTGCGCTATAACGCCTCCGAGAAGAATTTGCAGGATCAAATCACCCAGGTGCAATCGCAGATTTCCACGCTGCAAACGCGGATCAATGAAATTTCCGCGGCGACCGTGCAGGATCAGCTGACCCAGGTGCAGGCGCAGATCGAAAAATTGCAGGAACAGGTGGCCGCGCTTCAAAACGATATCGCCGTCCTGCAAAAACTCCGATACCCGACGGCGGAACAGCAGGCGGAGCTCATTGACAAGCAGGCCCAGCTGGCGCAGCTCCAGCCGCTGCTGGCGCTTTACCAGCAGGTGTATACCAACCTGGTGGTGCTGGGCCAGCCCGTGGATCAGGGCGTCAATACTTCCGCCGGCTTGAATCAATTGCAGACCACGCTGAATCTTTACCAAAATATCTACGTGAGCCTGCTCAATAACCTGGAGCAGGTCCGGCTGGCGAAGGCCCAGAACACGCCCAACGTAGTGCAGGTGGAACCGGCCGTCGCGCCCACGCTTCCCATCAGCCCTCGTCCCCTTCAGACATCCGCTTTGGCCGGCGCGGTGGGACTGATGCTGGCGGCAGGAATCGCCTTTCTAATCGAATACCTTGACGATACCCTTAAAACCATGGAAGACGTGGAACAGGCCCTGGGACTGCCGGTGGTTGGCTACATCGCCCAGATTCAATACGAACCTGGGAGCGAGGAAAGCCTCTACGTCATCCGCCAGCCGCGTTCGCCGGTTTCGGAGGCCTTCCGCCTCCTGCGCGCGAACCTTGAATTCGCCGGCGTGGACCGTCCCATCCGGCGTTTGCTGGTCACCAGCGCCGCGCCCGGCGACGGCAAGACCACCATTTCCGCGAACCTGGCGGCCATCGCGGCGCAGGGAGGAAAGCGCGTCACGCTCATAGACACGGATCTACGCCGTCCACGCATCCATCGCTTTTTGGGCTTGTCGAACAAACTAGGTCTCACGGACCTGTTTCGGAGCGACGTGGCGGTTAACCTGGTCGCCCAAAAAATAGATGTGCAAACCGGGACGACTGCGGTCTTGACGAGCGGGAGCCTGCCTCCCAACCCGGCCGAACTGCTCGGCTCCGCCCGCATGGAGCAAATCTTGCAGGAAGTCGGGCGGGACGCCGACCTGGTTATTTTGGACAGTCCCCCGGCCATTGTCGCGGACGTGCAAGTGCTGGCTGCCAAAGTGGACGCCGTTATTCTCGTCATCCATCCGGGCCATACCCACGTTGATTCCGCCCGCGCCACGCTGGAAATGTTGAATCGAGCCGGCGCGCGCGTCGTCGGAGTCGTCCTCAATCGCATCCCGCGCGACCGCGCCGATTATTACGGCGGCTATCGCCACTATTCCCCCTATCACTCCGGTTACCGTTATTACGCCTATTCCGGCGAGGAACGCGGCAACGGAAAGCATTCGCGCATTAACCGCTTGACGCGGAAATTAATGCCGTTCAACGGCAACGGCCGCCGGAAGACCGAAGCGGACGCCGCCGCCGAAGAAGATTCGGTCTTGAAATTATAGAGGTTTCGTCTTCTTTGACTATGAAAAGCGACGCGCCCTCGGAAATCTGTCCGTACCTGGGACTGAATGACGATCCCGATACCGCCATCTCATATCCATCCCCGTGGAATTACTGCTTTCGCGCCAGGCCGCCCGCTCCCATAAAGCCGTCCTACCAGGCCGAGGTCTGTTTTACTCGCGGCCATGTGAGCTGCCCGGTTTACCAGGCTGAGCGCGCCGGCCCCCTGCCTCCAGAGTTGCGCGGCGAACGCGCGAAGGGACGGTCCGGGCGGGCCCTGCTTCTGGTTCTGATCCTGGGACTCGTCCTTTCCGCGTTGTGGTGGGCGCGTCCTTACCTTTCCTTCCTGGCGCCTCCCGTTTCAAAGCCTGCGCCGGCCGCTTCCGCCGCCAGTCTGCCCCTTCCTACCGGCCCGTCCACCGCCGCGGCCACAGACTGGGTCAACCCGGCCATGGCGGTCACTTTCGAATCGTTCACGCCCGCCCCGCTCATCTTCCTCACGCTCTCCGCCGGGGGGCTGCCGGCCGGCGCCCCCACTCCCGCGCCCGGCGTCTGCGGTCACGCCCTGGACGTCCCGTTCGGAACGAATCCCAAATTGGTGATACATCGCGTGGCAAGCGGGGATACTTTGGACGCATATTCCAGCAAATATCAAACCAGCGCGGAGGCCATTGTCGCGGTCAACTTCGACATGCACGTGCCGCTTTGGAAAGACTGGGTGGTCGTCATCCCCGTTGGGACCACCGGCGTGAGCGGCGTGCCCCCGTTTGAAAAGTACCAGGCTGCCGGCGAAACCCTGTCGCTGGCCGGGATGGCCGCCGCCCTGAAGACCGATCCGCAGCTATTCCAGCATTTCAACGCCTTTGACGATACCTGCAAGGTCTTCGATGGATGGCTGCTGGCGCCGCGCGCGCGTCCGTGAGAAAAATGCCCGCCATTCTCTTTGTCTGTACCGGGAACCTGTATCGTTCGCCGCTGGCCGCGGCTTTTTTTCGCCTCCTGCTCGATTCCCACGGGCTTCACGACTGGCCGACGGACAGCGTCGGGACGTGGGCGCGGACCGGGCAGGCCGCGCCCGCCGCGGTCGTCCGCGCCGCCGCGCAGTTCGGCGCGAGACTCGAGTCCCACCGCTCCCAACTCATCCGCGCCGAGACGCTCTCCAACTTCGACCTCGTCCTCGTGATGGAAAGGGGACACAAAGAAGCGCTGGATGTCGAATTCCCCGCTTTTGCCCCCCGCGTGCATCTGCTCTCCCGGGTGGTAGACGGACTCGACTACGACATCCCCGACCCGCTGGTCTCTGGCGAAGGCGTGGACGCGCTTGCCGCCAGCCTGCACGAAACGCTGGAGAGGGGCTTTAAATCCATCTGTGCGCTGGCATCCGACCTGTGACCGGTGATCCCCATTGACCAACTCTGATTCGCTCCGCTCCATTCTCGAAAATATTCATCGCCCCGGGAAACTCGATTCGCATCCGTGGAGCGCGCGTCCCTTTGTGAAAGACGCGCTGGCGCGCCATCCCGAATGGGGCAGGCAAAGCCCGGGCGCGCAACTGACCCTGGCCCTCGCTGAATTCTTCGCGCAGACCATTCCGCCCGGCCCGCCGCGCCGTGGAAAACGCCTCGATACGCGCTGGGCCGAATTTGCGCTGCTGGCCGCCCAATACTTCGCGCCCATCCAATTCGGAGCGCCCGTCCCCGCCTCTCTGCGCGAGGCCTGGGAGCGCATGGACGAATCCATCCTGCTCTACGTCTTCGAGCGCGGCGCCGAGGCTCCCGCGCCCGGCCAAACCGCCGCCTACAGTCTCGTGGCCGGCGAACATGAAGCCGCGCCCGCCAGCACCCTGAGCGACTGGCATACCAAGGGCATCAAAAAATTAGCCGACGCGCTCGATCTTCGCGACCAATTCCTCGCCAGCCGCTCGCCGCGCCCGCGCCGCAAACTCCCCCGCTTCGCGCCCCTGGTCGTCCTCCTCGCGTTCGCGGCTCTCCTCGTCTGGGGCGGAAACAAAGCCCTGCGCGTTTACCGTCTCGCTGGCCTCGTCTGGCAGGAAGCCTCGCAACTGCGCGCCCAGGCGGCGGCGCCCAGCCTTGCGACCGTCCGCGCGGCCGGCCCCTTGCTCGAAAACCTGCGCGCCGACTTCCTCCGCCTGCGCGCCGAAACCCAGCCGCTCCTCCGCGCCGCCCCCGCGCTCGGATGGGTCCCCGTTTACGGCGGCGATATCGCCGCCGCGCCCGAGCTTGCGATGCTGGCCGATTCCCTGCTCGCCTCCGCCGACCAATCCTACCGCGCCCTCTCGCCCCTGCTAGACTCGTACGCGGACGGGCAATTCGACCCTGCCCGCTGGACGGAACTTCTTATCCAGGCCCAGCCGCAGTTGACCGAAGCCCGCGTCAGCCTCGACCTTGCGCGGGACGCGCGCGCCCGGCTTGATCTCACCCGACTCTCGCCGCGCCTGCGCCCATTCCTCGACGACGTGGACCGCCTCCTGCCCCTCCTCGACGACGGCCTGGCGCTCGCGCAGGAAGCCCCGCGCCTGCTCGGCGCCTCCAGCGACGGTCCCAAGACCTACCTCCTGCTCGCCCAAAACGAAGACGAACTCCGTCCCACCGGCGGATTTATCACCGCGGCCGCCACCCTGCTCGTCCGCGACGGACGCATCCTCAGCCTCACTTTCCAGAACTCCTCCGACTATGACAACTGGGACAGGCCATACCCTCCCGCGCCGTGGCAGCTTCAACAATACATGAACAGCCCGGTGCTGATCTTCCGCGACGCCAATTGGTTCGCGGATTTCCGCACCTCGGCGCTCTACGCGGAATATTTATACTCCTACGCCAACAATCATTCGGTGGACGGCGTGATCGCCTTCGACCAACATGCGCTGGTGGAGCTTTTGCGCGTTACAGGCCCGATCCAGTTGAAGGATCACGATGAACCTGTCGGCGCGGATAATGTGATCGCGTTCATGCGCGCCGAGAAATCCGTCCGCACCGAGGTCGGCGAATCCAATTGGACGAACAAGGCCTTTATCAACAGCATCACCGCCGCGCTGCTGGACAAACTTTTCAACGGCGATATTCCGCCCGACAGCCTGGGACGCTTGCTGGTCAAACTCCTGAACGAGAAGCACGCGCTGGCGCAATTGGACGATCCGCTTCTTGCCGATTTCCTCGCCCGCCGCAACTGGGACGGCGCGCTGCGTCCCATCGAGAACGGCGACTTCCTGATGGTAGTCGACTCAAATGTCGGCTTCAATAAAACCAACGCGGTGGTCAACGCCAGCCTGTCCTACGATGTTGACCTGACACGGCTTGAATCTCCGCGCAGTCAGTTGGCGGTCTTGCATCAAAATAACGCGTCTGCCGAGGCGCCGTGCAGGCCCTATCCGTATTTTGATTTGACCGGCTTGCCCGCCGCGCTGATACAGAAGGATTATCCCATTGACCGCTGCTATTGGGATTATCTGCGCATCTACACCCTCGCGGACGCGGAATTGCTGGACGCCTCGGCGCAAACCGTCCCTGCCGATTGGACGATCATGGGGCGTTCCGTCCCGCCGCAGGTGGATGTGTTGAAGGAGGAAAAACTGGACGGCTTGCGCGGCTTCGGCACATTCAAGGTCGTGCCAGGCGGACAGTCGCTGGCGAGCAGTTTTCGGTTCGCGCTGCCGGCAAGCGTGCTGACTCGGGGAGCAGACGCCCGTCAGTGGGCGTACAGGCTGAAAGTCCAGAAGGAGCCGGGGACGATCGAGACGGCGATCGTCGTCCGCGTGCATTTCCCGAACGGCGCGACCGTCCAGTCGGTCCCGCCTGGGGCGGTGGTCGAGGGGCAGAATGTCCTGCTCCAGTCCGCGCTGGCGACCGACCTGCATCTGGAGTTCGTTTTCCTGCTTCCGTAAACTCACGGGTACAATTGACCTATGGCGCCCATTCCTGAATCCCTGCTTGAAATCCGCGCGCACGACGCGCCCGACTATAAGCCGCTGGTTGATTATCAATCCTGGCGCGTGGCGTTGATGAATTACACCAGCGATCTCACCCCCGATAAAATTGACCGGATGCAAAAACACATCGAGACGGACGAGGTCTTTGTGCTGCTGCAAGGGAGGTGTATTTTGTTCCTGGGCGAAGGGGACGCCGCGGTGACGGATGTCCATGCGGTGGATATGGCGCCGGGGAAACTCTATAACGTCAAGCGCGGGACGTGGCACTCGCACACGTTCAGCGAGGACGCGAAGGTGTTGATCGTGGAGAACCGCGATACTACGGACGCGAACTCCCCGTTTGTGAGCCTGGACGCGGAACAGCAAATGCAGGCGGTGAATCTGGCGCGGAAGTTGTGGGGATGATCTTGAATTACAGGGGAAGGATGCTAACGCTAAATGCAGAGCCGCCGAATTGCTCGGCGGCCCTGCGTTAGAGGCTGGATGGGTGGAAATCCGACTAGCGGTTGTTTTGGGCGGGGACGGGTTTGCGGAAAGCAGCCGTCAGTTTGCCCCAGTTCACGAAGAGCGCCGCGCCCAGCAGCATCAGTCCCAGGCCGATCGTCAGCATGGACGTGTGGAACGCATCGGCGTAGTTGACGCCGTCGATAAGATGGGTGGCTTCCATTGTGTACTGGATGGTGAGCGTGACGATTCCGAGCAGGATGGCGGACGCGCCCGCGGCGGGTTTGTTTTCCTTGCTCTTGCCTTTGGTGAAGTCCACGCCCTGCCAGACCCCGGGGATTTTGAAGAGCAGGAAGACGACCAGGGTGACGACGCCGAAGTAGACGATCGGGTCCACCGGCATGGAGGAGCCGCCGCGCAGAGCGCGCGAAGCGAAGATATGGATGAACCCAACCACTGTTCCGGCGATGAGCGCGACCAGCGCGTCGCGGTAGGATTTTTCCGCGCCTTTGACGAGCATGACGGTGGCGCGGATGCCCATTACGCCAATGGCGATGCCTGCCAGCACGAAGAGGATATACAGCCACTGGAAGTCGGCGATCTTTGCGAACACCGGCCCGTAGTTCGTTGGGAAGAGAGCGACACAGGTGGTGCCGACTCCGCCCAGCAGGGTGAGACCGCCCGTGAGAGCCATCAGCACAATGCCGATGAAGCGCAGGACTTTTGCGGGGATACTATTGTGGGACATTGCATTCTCCTTTTGGAAAAATTGGGCGCTCATAAGACGCGCCTTTAATTATTTCTGAGTGAAACCGTGTTGCAGTTTCAGGCGGCGGACCCGCAGTCCGATCCCGCCCAGCCGTCCGACCATGATGCCGAGGATGGCGGACATGATGAAGTCGGCTTCGGGGGTGAACGACGGGACGCGGGCGATGATCAGTTTGGAGACGACCAGGAACCAGATCAGGAACAGGTAGAAGCGGTCCAGCGCGAGGGTGATCACGCCGAGTTCGCTGTCGGCTTTCATGGGGACGACGAGGCTGAGCAAGAGTCCAACGGGAATGAAGGACGCGAATATCAGGGCCGCCCATTCCCATTTGAAGTAACCGAGTCCAATATCGCGGATAAAATACAGGGAGAACAGGGCGGAGAATTGGAGTACCAGGAAGGCGCGTAGCCAGATCTTGTAGCGGCTTTTCTTCAACTCGCCGCGAAAGGAAGCGAAGTATGCGGCATACGAGAGGACTTGGTCTTTATCCATATTTGAAGCCGATTACAAAGCAGAGCGTCATCAGGAACAGGATCGCGGACAGGATCTTGAAGATCAGTTCCTTTGAGAGGATGGGTTTGCCGGCCTTGAGGAAGGAAAGCGCCAGGCCGCCAACGCCAATCAACGCGCCGCCGACGCCCACGAGCGAGAACAGCGGATGGACCTTTCCCTGAACCGCGAGGACGATTGGGAGCAGGAAGATGGTCAGGCCCGCGATGCCGTGGACGAAAGCCAGGACGATGGTTGCAAGTTTGCCCTGGGCGGGGACCGCGCGGGTCAGCGTGATGGCAAGGAAGCCCAGGATGGCGAAGACCAGGTACAAACTCTGCAGGGAGACGAGATACTGCCAGACGAGTCCCAGGGAGAGCGCGAGCGGGATGACCGTCGAGACGATTACCACGACGGGCGATTCGAGAATATCGAAC harbors:
- a CDS encoding nucleoside-diphosphate-sugar pyrophosphorylase: MRAVILAGGKGARLAPYTTILPKPLMPIGDMPILEVLLRQMKRSGVNHVVLTVGHLASLLRAYFGSGAQWDLDITYSKEDEPLGTAGPIALVPGLDKTFLVTNGDVLTTLSLRKLVAFHRQKGGIATIAAHRRRVKIDLGVIQWGEDDRVMGYIEKPTTEYTVSMGLYVFEPRVIEYIPRGAYLDFPDLILKLIDAGERVNGYNFDGYWMDLGRPDDYAQANEDFVKMRSRFLSEEV
- a CDS encoding DegT/DnrJ/EryC1/StrS aminotransferase — translated: MEWRVPLADIDFGLEEEEAVQKVIRSRWLSMGEVTAGFEQDFAAFIGAKHALAVTNATAALHLACLAAGVGAGDEVIVPSLTFVATANAVRYTGAAPVFADVESLDWLTISPDSIESLITERTRAILIMHYAGYACDMPAIMEIARRHNLTVLEDAAHSIGSTLEGRALGAWGAVGCFSFFSNKNMTTGEGGMLTTNDDALAEKLRILRSHGMTSLSWDRHKGHAYTYDVVDLGYNYRIDEIRAALGRAQLKKLPANNARRKKLTALYRELLSELAPEVQVPFAKGRGVGCDHIMPALLPPGVDRIQFMEGLKSRGIQTSIHYPPAHRFQVYEEEWMKRGAALPVTEEAAAREVTLPLYPAMREEQVEWVAQAIRETLQENARPGE